A genomic window from Microvirga sp. TS319 includes:
- a CDS encoding lysophospholipid acyltransferase family protein, with protein sequence MQRIRSILFDLVLALWTGLFIPLLAILWLCGSPERGVRLASRLWARGVLVSLKWLVGLTYAERGQHKIPEGPCLIIANHQSTWETLAFLILFPDVAIVAKQELLTIPVFSWFLRKSPMILIDREGGSKAVRKMVEESQAALAQGRSVLIFPEGTRKSVSEPIEFKRGVELLYARLGRPVLPVALNSGHFWGPGQSYKRAGTISVSYLDPIAPGLAGPEFTRKAEQLLEAERQSSRPQAA encoded by the coding sequence ATGCAGCGTATCCGCTCAATTCTGTTTGATCTTGTGCTGGCCCTTTGGACCGGCCTGTTCATACCCCTTCTGGCGATCCTCTGGCTGTGCGGCTCTCCGGAGCGTGGCGTTCGGCTGGCATCCCGGCTGTGGGCGCGCGGTGTCCTCGTCAGCCTGAAGTGGCTCGTTGGCCTGACCTATGCCGAGCGGGGTCAGCACAAAATTCCTGAAGGTCCCTGCCTGATCATCGCCAATCACCAGTCGACCTGGGAGACGCTCGCGTTCCTCATCCTGTTTCCGGATGTGGCCATTGTTGCGAAGCAGGAGTTGCTGACGATTCCCGTTTTCTCCTGGTTCCTGCGCAAATCGCCGATGATCCTGATCGACCGCGAGGGCGGCTCGAAAGCGGTACGGAAGATGGTCGAAGAGAGCCAGGCGGCGCTGGCGCAGGGCCGCTCCGTGCTCATCTTCCCCGAAGGAACCCGAAAATCGGTCTCCGAGCCGATCGAGTTCAAGCGCGGAGTGGAGTTGCTTTATGCAAGGCTCGGCAGACCGGTTCTTCCCGTTGCCCTGAATTCGGGCCATTTCTGGGGACCCGGCCAGTCCTACAAACGTGCCGGGACAATCTCGGTGTCTTATCTCGACCCGATTGCCCCGGGCCTGGCCGGGCCCGAATTCACGCGCAAGGCGGAGCAGCTTCTCGAGGCGGAGAGACAGTCCTCGCGGCCTCAGGCAGCTTGA
- a CDS encoding DUF6481 family protein, translated as MSGMKQKDFRDRLSAAKDAKQAMAARFNQRPGPDDPAVAERRAARAAVSAARDARLAEREAQRVAENARLAAEREALAADQAEQEARAADEKAANDVKLEAERKAARDARYAARKARK; from the coding sequence ATGAGTGGAATGAAGCAGAAAGATTTCAGAGACCGGCTGAGTGCCGCCAAGGACGCAAAGCAGGCGATGGCCGCCAGGTTCAATCAGCGGCCGGGCCCCGACGATCCGGCCGTTGCGGAAAGGCGCGCCGCCCGGGCCGCCGTGAGCGCCGCGCGGGATGCCCGCTTGGCCGAGCGGGAGGCCCAGCGCGTTGCCGAGAACGCCCGCCTTGCCGCAGAGCGCGAAGCTCTTGCAGCCGATCAAGCTGAGCAGGAAGCGCGCGCAGCCGACGAGAAGGCAGCGAACGATGTCAAGCTCGAGGCCGAGCGCAAGGCTGCCCGTGACGCTCGTTACGCGGCCCGCAAAGCGCGGAAGTAG
- the rpsU gene encoding 30S ribosomal protein S21: protein MQVLVRDNNVDQALRVLKKKMQREGIFREMKARKSYEKPSERKTREKAEAVRRSRKLARKQAIREGLIAAPKPKPRFSGPRRPAAAPAAASRPPVGETNV, encoded by the coding sequence TTGCAGGTTTTGGTACGCGACAACAATGTCGATCAGGCGCTCAGAGTGCTCAAGAAGAAGATGCAGCGCGAAGGGATCTTTCGCGAGATGAAAGCACGAAAGTCTTACGAGAAGCCCTCGGAGCGCAAGACACGCGAGAAGGCGGAAGCCGTGCGGCGCAGTCGCAAACTGGCCCGTAAGCAGGCTATTCGGGAAGGGTTGATCGCCGCTCCCAAGCCCAAGCCGCGTTTTTCCGGACCGCGTCGACCCGCAGCAGCTCCCGCCGCCGCATCCCGCCCGCCGGTGGGAGAGACTAACGTCTAG
- a CDS encoding cold-shock protein, whose protein sequence is MGAVTFYNDMKGFGFVRPDNGMRSLAEGQKVLFDTAEDRRSVKTAASNTRKA, encoded by the coding sequence ATGGGCGCTGTGACATTTTATAACGATATGAAGGGCTTCGGCTTTGTCCGGCCGGACAATGGCATGCGCAGCCTGGCCGAAGGCCAGAAGGTCTTGTTCGACACGGCCGAGGATCGCCGCTCCGTCAAGACCGCCGCCAGCAACACCCGGAAGGCCTAG